From a single Nostoc edaphicum CCNP1411 genomic region:
- a CDS encoding CPP1-like family protein, with product MSDQNPYEKLGVSEEASFDEIQDARNRLFEQHSGDAKHLEVIEAAYDAILMDRLRMRQEGKIKVPERIRFPELRVQSPPKESPTPREQSPAWLQRMLDQPTPADIFLPGAWFLGLSSISLFYPEGGDQVLQLALVVGVGTSIYFLNRKEGKFGRAVLFTLVSLIIGLIAGGLFAMWLLPQIPFLNLSSNQFSTVLTFIFLWLVSSFLR from the coding sequence ATGAGCGATCAAAATCCCTACGAAAAACTTGGGGTATCAGAAGAGGCTAGCTTCGATGAGATTCAGGATGCTCGTAATCGCCTATTCGAGCAACATAGTGGCGATGCCAAGCATTTAGAAGTAATTGAAGCGGCTTACGATGCGATTTTAATGGATCGCTTACGGATGCGCCAGGAAGGTAAAATTAAAGTCCCTGAACGCATTCGGTTCCCAGAGTTGCGAGTGCAATCGCCTCCTAAAGAAAGTCCAACGCCTCGTGAGCAGTCACCTGCATGGCTGCAACGGATGCTGGATCAACCAACGCCTGCGGATATATTCTTACCAGGAGCTTGGTTTCTTGGTTTAAGTTCTATTAGCCTGTTTTATCCAGAGGGAGGCGATCAGGTTTTGCAGTTGGCATTGGTGGTTGGGGTAGGAACGAGTATTTATTTTCTCAATCGCAAGGAAGGTAAGTTTGGCCGAGCAGTTTTGTTCACCCTGGTCAGTTTAATTATTGGCTTAATCGCTGGGGGACTCTTTGCTATGTGGCTCTTACCACAAATACCATTTCTCAATCTGTCATCGAATCAGTTCTCTACTGTACTGACGTTTATATTCTTGTGGTTGGTTAGTAGCTTTCTACGCTAA